The nucleotide sequence TTTGAAGGGTTAATGGCAAAAatcagcggtttctctgatctccgccattagagctCTGCGGCTGTTTGTTACTTCTGATCGCACGGGAACACTCGCTGTGCCCACACGATCAGCATCCATACATGTCCTGTCTATGGATGCCCTAATGCGGCCGTGTTTATTCAGGGTAATGATCGGGGATGAGAATTTCCCTGGATGAGTTTTGAGAAGTCTCCCCCGTTGTCGCACAGGTATGAAGAGAATATATGCTTTATGGGGTTAATATACAtgacttttttttcctttcattCAGTTGCAGCTACGGGCCGGTTCATGGACGGCTTATGCAAGTGGTACTACAATCTCGCCGGATTCAACAAGCTAGGTAGAGGGGGATTCTAGTTTGTAGTTTGCTGCGGTGCCGAGAGGACTGATACAGGTTATATTAATAATGGTTTATTTCATAGGTTTAATGCGTAATGACCTATTATATGAAAACCCTGATGTGGAAGAGGCAATAAAGAGGCTGCCGCCCAAGCTGTACGATGACCGGATGTTCCGTGTCAAGAGAGCCCTGGACCTAGATATGAAGAAGGCCATCCTGCCGAAGGAGCAGTGGACAAAGTATGAAGAGGTGAGGACTTGTGCTGTGAAGATGTTGGCGCACAATAGTCCGTTCTAACCTGGTCTGTGCTTATACACCGTGCAGGAGTCCAGTGCAGAAATCTCACCGCAGCAGCAAAATACAAGATCACTTTATATTAGTCAGTTTTAGGCCAGTTTCACATGAGCCTAATGCAAGTACAAATCCCGGCCCAACCACAAATCCACTGACCCGAATTAACAGCCTTCTAGATTCCCATGATGCTGCTAGTTCTGGTCCATAGACCTGTGGTTGTGTTGGGATTTGTGGCCCTAATgcaggtataaaaaaaatatttgtgacaCCAACATTAGGGCCCATACAACCGGCGCTCGTGCGTGCACGGAGCATGTGGGGTCCCTATAAGTGTATTCTGGACCCATTGTTGAAGTACTGTTGTTCTCCTCTAGATACAACGCTCCTCGGGTAGAATGCCTGCGTAATACGGCatgtgatggagcatgccacaatttttttctttcctaCAGATTTCATGAGAAAAAGGCACCATATGAAGTTGGCACACGGGGTACATAGCTGGCTGTTGGTGCCGTATTCTGAATCCATCACTGTGAATGAGCCCTGACTGTGGTGATGGTGGCTGTGGGCAGCACAACACACACTGTTTAGTGCAGTTAGGATGTATTTGTTTCAGTCAAGGCCACGAGTGGATAGTAAAGAAAGGTAAAGTATAAGGAAAGTTCCACAGCgcatccgacctggaacctgaagggaattccggacgaaagtCTGCACTAGATTTGTTcagatctcacccactttgctgctactgtgacaCGCTGCGGATCCTCTGGAAATCTGCCCAGTGTAAACACCGCCTGACACTTGTTTTTACGCAGGGCAaaaatgctgcatattttccactgCACTTCTGCAGAGCTTCTTCTAATTTTTATGtgcatatttatttcatttttggatCCCCCCTTCTACATTAAGACGCCCCCGCGGAGACATGGCAGGttttgtgcttgctgcagaaaccacTACATTcggataaatggaactgattttcagtcgcagaaattcccGAATAAGGGTCTGGACAGGCTGTAATCCGCAGTGGACGTCTGTAAGAGAATGGGCATGCTGTGGCTTTGagaatccgcagcatacactgatttCCGCCTGGAAAGTGTTTAGCAGCACGTGGCTGGGATCTGTTCGGATCTCCACGTGGCTGGGATCTGTTCGGATCTCCACGTGGCTGGGATCTGTTCGGATCTCCTCCACGTGGCTGGGATCTGTTCGGATCTCCTCCACGTGGCTGGGATCTGTTCGGATCTCCTCCACGTGGCTGGGATCTGTTCGGATCTCCTCCACGTGGCTGGGATCTTAACCTTCTGaggattttctgcataaaaaaaatatgctgtaTTGTGTATCCAGCCTAAAACACTTCTGTGTGAACACGAGCGCTATAGAGTAGAAGCCTCTTCTCCATTGGCCTCGGAGTTACTTTTTTGGCTTCTCTATTGAGTTGTGGCTGATATTGGGGAATTTTGGTGCATTTAACATGTATATAAAGATTTATGGAAACTCTCACCAGAGGGAAGCCGCCAACCAATCCCCAGTCCACCTACATTGGAGGATCATATGGAGCACATTTGCGTTATAGCGGCGCTCTGGTTAATAGATGGGGGTCCCTTTTATTACTTTCATATGACACGAGCTTACTCTGCCTCCAACTAGTTCAATGTTCTAATAAAGTTGCTTTATTTACTCCATTTTATTTTCAATAGGATTTTCCTTATCTGGAGCCGTACCTGAAAGAAGTAATCCGTGAACGGGAAGAAAAGGAAGAATGGAGCAAGAAATGATCTGGCCTTCCCTCTCCAGAGAATTTTATAGTATTTATCCCTCATGTATATGATGGTGGATTGAACTTTCTCACCTCCATACCGATCTCTCTACTAAAATGGAGCCAATAAAGAAACCTTTTCAATCATCGGTCACTTGTTATGTTTGGTCAGTCAATTGTCATATCTGTAACTAGTTTCTAGAATAGTCCTCTCTTCTGCTATAATAAAACTACTGATCCCGATCCCAGTGTTGTATTACTAACTTGTCAATGATCCATAGTTTTTATAAGTCACATATTCTCATTCCGCGTGTGCTCGTGACGGATTTCTCCCTATACTGTGTTCCAATAACAGCAGGTGGGCGGGGCGAGCCATAGCTCATTAATATTGAGGACTACATAGTACATTCTATAGAATCCACAATATTCATGATCTGTGGCTAGCCCCACCCACCAGCTGCTGATTGGCAGCTTTCTCCCCAAACTTTGCATAGAGAGGAAGCGGTTAATCAGCGGCTGGTGGGTGGGACTAGCCTCCGCTCATGAATACCGCCTGcatgggaaagggttttttttttttttttttttaaataaagactaCTGATCATTGACAAGTAAGTAATACAGCATtggaatcagggtctctggcactactgTATGTAgccctcagatagggcagcattAACCTGGAGACAGATTCCCTTTACTATTTGGGAGTTTTTTCTGTTTAGCCGCAATCAGGCACCTGCTATGCAGATCTGTGGAGGAGctgtatatttaaccccttagtgaccaccaatacgccattTCATGGCGGTGACTAAGGGGCTTTAGACTAGTCTGTTGCCTTTTTACGGCGtgccagtctaagtcctgtgcagGCTGGGGCGGGTCCTCGGCTgtttgatgacagccgggctcctgctccaacggccgtGATCCAGGTTTACTTAGATTGCGgcagtttaacctgttaaatgccccggtcaatagcgactgtggcatttaaatcATTTAGGTCGGATTTacacgcaaaaggtacttaacagctccgtgtgtcatcaccatatgatgcgcggctgcgtgattatgtcattatgacactctgtttggatgtttgtaaatagaaaagcatgtggtgcttttctgttttcattcatactttttactgttgCGCgtaacacggaagtgcttccgtgtgctgcgcgtgattttcacgcacccattgacttaaatgggtgcgtgatgcgcgaacaacgcacaaatataggacatctcGTGAGTTTTAGGCAGTGGACACacgctcgtgaaaatcacggactgtctgcacggccccatagactaatataggtccgtgcgaggcgtgtgaaaatcctgcgcgttgcacggacgtatcacacgttcgtctaaataagccctaacaaagggagggagctccctctctcacccatcggcagcccgcaaatgcaatcacgggcctccgatggggttccatggcagctgggggcctgatgaatgcccccaggtctaccctgggcatatgcctattaagaCGTGACAGAGGCACGTTCTAATAGATTacctgccagttttacactgacctgcaataatgctttggtatactaaatatctaagggtatgtgcgcacccaaaatcaaaaacgtctgaaaatacgctcctggttttcagaccttttttttaagccactcgtgattttcgcagcgttttttactgctgtttttctagtccatgaaaaacgtcccaagaagtcttctcttttttttttttttaatgtactgtttttggaagacgaggcgtaaaaaaaaacgccccgtcgggacagaacgccgtatttaccattgaaataatggccagatgtttttgaggcgttctgcttccgattttttttttttcacataccctaaaaatcgcataataaagtcccctaatgggactaaaaaaaaataaataataaatgtgaaataacaattatagctctttgaacgcgactatagaaaaaaataaaataattgcttggccattagggcctaaaaggctggtcactaaagggttaatccAAAGAATTGGATTAACAAGCAAGcgattccctttttttttttttttttttttaaattacttgccACTGTACAGCTTCCATATTGGGCTGAATAACAGCCATGTGAATGCAGCTTTCAGTTTGCAAATCCTCTCTGGATTCTATAATGGGTTAAGGTGGCCATTGGTATGAGGACTATCGGAAAGGTTGTAATCGCAAGATGCGGTTCTAACCACGATTTTCCGGGGTTCCTCTACTAACTGCGGTAAAAGAGCGTGTGCTATTGCAGTGCGTATTTTGTCCATGTGGTAACACctcaccgtgtgaatacaccctaacaaTTTGGCTGCAAACCTCAACCGTTAACCGCGGATCTTTATTCTAAGGCGCTGACACTGCTATGACCGAGGTTTCCACTTGGTAAAACTAGTGTATGGCCGGTTTCTCTTGGTTGTGAACCCTTTAAGGTCCaggctaattttttattttccctcGCCTTTCAGGAGCCATAaattggcatgttaactttattctgcgggtcaatgtgattacggcaataccaaatttatatagttatttttctatgttttactacttatacaAGGGGAAAAACTAATTGTTACAAATAAGATtagttttgtgtccccatattctgggagcgatgtgagggcttattttttgcgggttgagctgtagtttttattggtaccattttggggtacatgagactttctgCTCACTTAAGCCGAGCATGAGGTTTCATTGCTGTCATTTCTGCCACGTAaactcatgggggggggggggatttcaacTGGAAAATAGCTATATAGATATGCACgctatatgggcaaaagtattgggacacatcaCTTAATCATTGATTTcaagtgtttcattcagtcccattgccacaggtgtgtaaagtccagcacctcgccatgctgtcggctttataaacatttgtgatagaCGGGGTCGTCCAAAAGATCTCAATGacttccagcgtggtcctgtaataggacgtcagcATTGTAactagtcagtttgtgaaatttcttccctcctaggtaTGTGATATTATtgaaaagtggaagcgtttaggaaccacagcaactcagacaCAAAGTCACAGACCACGTCAAGTTACAGAGCCGGGTCACTGATTGCTGGGGCGCATAGTGCATAGAAGTCACCAACTGCTCTGCTAACATCAACACAAAAactgccccgggagcttcatggcatgggtttccatggccggacGGCTGCAcgcaagccttagggtatgttcacacgagggcgtccgttacggctgaaattacggggatgtttcaccctgaaaacatccccgtaatatcagccgtaacggcatgtgcaggcgcttttacgccgcgtcaattacgggcgtaattggcgctgctattcattggagtcaatgaataacggctccaattacggccaaagaagtgacaggtcacttctttgacgcgggcgtctatttacgcgccgtcatttgacagcggcgcgtaaattacgcctcgtgtgaacagacaaacgtctgcccattgctttcaatgggcagatgtttgtcagcgctattgaggcgctaatttcggacgtaattcggggcaaaaacgcccgaattacgtccgtaaataggccgtgtgaacatacccttacatcaccaagtacaatgccaagcgtcggatggagtggtgtaaagcaaccGCCACTGGActcgagcagtggaaacatgttctgtggagtgatgaatcacgcttctctatctggcagtctcatGGACGGGTCCGGGTTTGTTGAgtaccaggagaacgttacctgcctgattgcattgtgccaactgtaaagtttggagggagagggataatgctatggagtTGTTGTTCAGGGGTTCGCCTACGACcttttagttccagtgaagggaaatcttaatgcttcaccatactaagacattttggacaattgtagattccaactttgtgggaacagtttggggttcggccattttctgttccagcatgactgtgccccagtgcacaaggataaagacatggttggtgaGTTTGGTTGGAACaggctgcacagagccctgacctcaaccccatcaaacaccttttggCATGAACTAAAACTGCCCTCTCCTCCAAAATCTGTGTTTGCCCTCACAACTTCTGGATGAAAGGGCAAAATAAATCCTAATCTAATGAAATCATCTAAAACAGggctctcaagcacgcggcccgggggccgcatgcggcccctgaggctgtcatctgtggcccgcgggacacatagccgctagtatcagctctgctccgaggctctggaattccctgacatcgctgtccatatatgaacagtgtgtcagggtcttccccagagcagagtcctgggcagagcgctagtaccggctctgctccgggactctgtggaattccctgacatcgctgtccatatatgaacagtgtgtcagggtcttccccagagcggagtcccgggcagagcgctagtacaggctctactccgggactctgtggaattccctgacatcgctgtccatatatggacagtgtgttagggtcttccccagagcggagtcccgggcagagcgctagtatcggctctgctccgggactctgtggaattcactgacatcggtgtccatgtttgaacacacgatgtctggggcttccccagagccggagtcccgggcagagcgctagtataggctctgctctgggactctggcgaagcctctgacatcgctgtccatacatcgacaatgatgtcaggggcttccccagagcaggagtcccagtgatgtaaggagcacagctggagtccctggaagagcctactagcgctttgcccgggactccagctctggggttgctcctgacatctctgtccatatatggacagtgatgtcaggagcagagctggaatcccaggcagggtgctagaagcggctctgctccgggactccagctctgtgcaagcccctgacatcaagtaagtatgaacagcttttttttcacatcgctgctttccgcagccgaAATTCTGTTTGAAAAGCCGCACCGtgtgtttttttgaacggaaggtgctgcaggttccaggtcggatacgcttcgcagtttttacgcagcgtatctgacctgtgggAAACCGGCCTCAGAtatggattttgttgcagaaattttctgcgactgaaaataagttcctttcatctaaatggaacttgcagaaatccaaatgcctgctgcagaatcaactacattgaaataaataaaactgattttcagtcacagaaatttttgcaataaaatctgcaacgtgtaaCTGCACCCTTtgcccttgttcacacagtgcagattttgtggtatttttaaccccttcccgacatccgccgtataggaAGGGGTTCCCGCAAGCCGCAGTACCATTAtgttgcggtgatagtgcgggctcagaagcggagcccgcaccatcacagccgggtgtcagctgtatattacagctgacaccctctggtaacggccaggaccggagctattctctgatccggccgattaacccctcagatgctgcactcaatagagagcgcagcatctgaggggtttttacacgACCGGCACCCCAGCGACGCAACCGCGTCAACCGAaggccaaataatggcctccatgtctgccatgtatggaagccgatgaggacccgccggaGCGAGTCcccattggcttgctgtcagtcaataactgacagctctaatacactgcactacatatgtagtgcagtgtattagaattgtgatcggggcttcaggccttcaagtcccctagtgggacaaataaaaaaagttaataaaaatgttgtaaaaatggGTGGCTTGGGGACTAATGTAATTACCGGGAAGGTTCTTGCTGGGCTTCCGGGCCGTCCACCCCTCCTCTGCGGTTACAtttattttaagtatgttttctcTGCGTCCGCCCACCAGGCCAGCGTCAGGACGTTTTGTGCGGAGCTTGCGCTGTCGTCACCCTCAATACTTGTCTCCGCCTCCCCCTCTCCGAACACCTATTGGCGCACAGCAGCGGTGCCATCATCATTGTCTGTGGGGTCCCAACGGTCGGACccacagcgatcacacatgtatcccgtatCTGTTAAAATAGCTTTTTTTACCTCCACCCCCCTTCCACAAATAATGTGATAAAAGTTAtactattatactgtgtggagggcagttatgggggaattatactgtgtggggggcagctatgggggcattatactgtatggagggcagttatgggggcattatactgtctggagggcagttatgtggggcattataccatgtagggcagttatggggagcattatactttgtggagggcagccacaggggcattatactatgttggggcagctatggggcattatactgtgtggtgagcactatgggggcagtgTCTTGGGGtatgttatatacagtagtatacagcaggctcgggcGATAAATATGATTTCACTGGTGTACCATGCCTAATAAGGGGCGTGGTATGAAAGAGGTGTGGACTAGATAAtagttcattaatcgtaatcgaggttatatgttcaattaatcgtgattttgattaagGTCATAATCGCCAAGCCCTACTTTGGAGGTACACTTttaaagccaaaacaggctggtcaCTCAAGGGTTAAAGGGCCTTAGGCTACAGCACTTCATTTTTACCGTGCTCTAGTCTAAGTGCGCTAATAGGATGCCTGTcagctttacactgacaggcacaaTACACTGCGATCAAACGATGGCATCTTCAAGTCCCTAACCAAATGCCTTTTTTATGGAAAAACAAGAACTACACTTAATTGGTATTAccatgtatgtgttttttttcatattgcctaccaaaaaactgaataaaatctGATCAAACCGATTATGACTGATTTTCGTCCCATATATTTCACAGTCACAGAAGCCGCTGCAGAGTGGTACTCCTGGATGGGACACGGTTAGATTGCGCCTCTCATTCGCAGGAAAGTTCCCAATGGTAAGGACTACTGAGGCGTGGAACAGTGGAGACATaatgaatataataaataaatttgaATTCTTGAAAACGAGAGGCAGAGCAAGAATACACCACTGTAGTAGGCAAGGACCACCTTATCTGTGCCTCTCTCAGCCGTGCAGTATACGTGTTGGCTGCTGCCTTCTAGCTCAGTAATGTCTCAGAGGATTCCCACCCATTTTAGGTAAACCATATTAATAAAGGGGGTTTCCCACAATCATCGATAATCACCAATCAACAGCATagttgataattgtctgatcgatgTGGGGTCCCAccactgagaccaccaccgattgtGAGAACTGTGGTTAGCCCCGCCTGCTGCCAATTTGGacccacccacaacatgaggccacttttatatttttttccagggCCTCTAAGTTCCCAATCCGCCCctgtatttaccccattattataccctcttattatgtcctgatgtactccgcttgattacatatatcctgatgtactccgcacagattacatataccctgatgtactccgcacagattacatatgtccccacattataaactgaaataccagtaattctcaaaagaactactaccaagcagaatccatgctccaaatggcgctcattcccttcttagccctgcagtgtgcccaaatagcagtttacatccacacgtATGGCAttaccgtacccgggagaacctacttaacaatttatggggtaacattctccagtggcacaagctgggcacaacatattgagcgGTGAAATGGCATGTCagtggaaaaaattgcaattttcactttgcatcatctgctccgtattaatttctgaaaaacacctgtggggtctaaattgttactacaccccttgataaatgcctttgggGGTGTAGCTtctaaaatggggccacttttttttgtacatcaggggttttgcttatgcgacatggcatccgtaaaccattccagcaaaatctaagctCCAAAATTCAAATACCATTCCTttacttctgaaccctcccatatatgtaaatggcagtttataaccacatatatggggtgttaccatactcgggagacattgcttttccaatattggggtgctttttcttctttatttcttttgAATATGAAAGATGTTgatctaaatctacatcttattagaaaaaatatatatttttttattttcatggcttaattctgattaattcagcaaaaaacctttggggtcaaaattctcactatatcccctagatgattcctcaagtggtgtagtttccaaaatttagtcacttttggggtgtttccattaaactagtactacaggggctcagcaaacatgtcatggtgcccagaaaccattccaaaatccaaatggcatgccttccattctgagccctaccgtgtgtccaaacagccgtttatgaacacatatggggaattattttactcaggagaaatggctttacaaagGTTGGGTAGATTTTTCTCtttaagtccttgtggaaataaaaacatttttttctaaacctacagaaaaaatgtagatttttatttttactgcctaattccaataagttctgcaaaaaacctgtggggtcaaaatgctcactatactcctagataattagataattttctcaagggtgtagtttccaaaatgtggtcactggttccttgcctgagcgttgttgtataccctagtctgtcttgctgaaggtctcccagtgttttccagttcccagtgttgcctgttcctgctgcctgtaccctgtatcccgtactatcgttacctgctgtgaaagccaagtcgtgtcttccgccgcatccgcggcgtcacctgctgtgaaagccaagttgtgtcttccgccgcatccgcggcgtcacctgctgtgaaagccaagtcgtgccttcccgctgcatccgcggtgtcacctgctgtgaaagccaagtcgtgccttcccgctgaatccgcggcgtcacctgctgtgaaagccaagtcgtgatcctgccactgtctactattgcgtcaggtacccgattcaaactatagacattgttttgtacctagttggccagctgctaccccgctacgcggtacggcccggtgggtccacaccccgcgccgtgacagtacgctcaggccatggaccccgctggccaagtcaagagtctgtcatcctcccaagccatgcaggcagacctgcaggatctacaagcgcgacaggatcaactaattgtggcagtagactccatggcgcagcatcttggtgcactagtttcttccgtcatcgctcctagtgaaactcctccgatcaaccctccagctacacctcctggcagctccagttcggactctcggttctcgctaccattgccaccacggtttcatggagatgcaagttcgtgcagggggttcctgaaccaatgccaaatccatttcactctgTACGCCCAAGCAttcccttcggacggagccaggatcgcctttattgtatccctactcgccagcaaggccctggcgtgggcgaacccaatctgggaacgacagggacccgtgaccagagacttcctggggtttgtgcggttgttccgttccgtatttgaggagcctggacgagcctcatcggctgctactgctatttttaacctgcgtcatgaggacgtctccgtgggcgaatacaccatccagttctggactctggcaggagaattgtcttggaataatgaggccttggtagcatccttctggcatggcctatcgcctgagatcaaagacgaactggctgctcgagatctcccagctgccctggatgatctgattcagctggctagccgcgtggacataaggctcagagagagatcccaagagattcttcaggagagacggcttcctagactggcgctcaacttccagcaacccctcttgccctgttcttctgctgcgtccgaggtcccgatgcaggtggatcggcttaaactgtctgatcaggagaaacagcgcaggcgcacctctggactctgtctgtattgcggcctagctggccatgtcgtgcgtctgtgtgcccagaggcctaagaaaccccaatgtctgggattggtgggagagacaaccctgggcgctactgcacttgatagagaattctcgtccaagctgttcattcctgtaaccattgtcgctggcgggagacctcatccagtctctgcctacctggactctggctccgcagccaatttcatctgtcaagaccttgtggatctccttcagttgcccactgttttgctggagagaccattgatcgttgcctcggtagatggactgcctttgcctgacccag is from Rhinoderma darwinii isolate aRhiDar2 chromosome 5, aRhiDar2.hap1, whole genome shotgun sequence and encodes:
- the UQCRB gene encoding cytochrome b-c1 complex subunit 7, which codes for MAARAPVAATGRFMDGLCKWYYNLAGFNKLGLMRNDLLYENPDVEEAIKRLPPKLYDDRMFRVKRALDLDMKKAILPKEQWTKYEEDFPYLEPYLKEVIREREEKEEWSKK